The Bombus huntii isolate Logan2020A chromosome 2, iyBomHunt1.1, whole genome shotgun sequence genomic interval AGGAAAATGTTccaaaattttgaaattccgATCGGATGTTATCGGATTGTCCGATAACGTTCAAACGTTCATAAACGAACATATACGTATTCGTTATAACTATTCGATAGATTATCCAGATCCGAATAGTTTTACACAGAAATTCGCGTAATACAGTAGCTTTAGGATACTTTGAAGCACGTGCTACCGTGTTTCAGAGGCACAAAATATTTCTGATACGCGGTGAGTTACCGAAATTGAAAGAAGCTCTGGAGAAAAGGGGTTGGGTGCAAAAATACGAAGCTACGAAAACAAGAGCCGTACCTTATGGTTAGTTTCCTTGCCTTTCCTAatcaaattcttttctttacaTTCTACTtcctttaattaaaaatcgacCGCGTAAACTCTGACAAAGTGTCTATTGTTATATAAGCAGCTATCGTCTTTCCGATCCGAGTAATATCGTCAAAATTGAACTAGCCGCAAACTTTTTACTAAAAACCAAACGAACTTTCATTTTCGTCTGAAATCCCTTCTTCGACTTTTAGGTAGCGTAGCCAGCTTAGAAGCAAGATCGTTGGGCGATTTGACCCAATCGGACGGTACCTTAAACGAGAAGGCGGTAATTTTCGCTTTATTACGTCACAAATCGCCAGACTTTATATGGGACTGTCGGAACGACTTTGTCGATTGGCATCGTGGCTTGAGTAACAATATCATTCTCAACAGATATCAAAAACCCTTCGTCTACACTTCAAAGGTTAACATCGATAATTAGATACGCGAGAATCTTCGATACATCGTACAAGATGtgaaatatattgtttaaacTCGATCGAACTTTAGTTCGCTGGGAATTCGACGAAATATTGACGATCACGAAATAATGTAGTTAGGAATGGCTCGTTTGTTGGAGGAAGCTCACTGGCTGTACGAGAAGGACGTGTCGTCGGTATTATTCCCTCGAAGTTACAACCTGAGCAGAGAGCCGAAAGCCTTTCTCGATGATTTTCGTTTGACCGCCGCCGCTGGTCTGTTGAAATGGTTCGTCGGAAGAATGCACGATGGCCAGGGTTTCTCGGAGTCGGGACATCGGCCGATTCTAATGAGTCGACTGGAGTTTGCCATAAAACGCTGCGAGGAATTTATCGCCCGTGAAATCCACCAAAACATAGACAAAGACTTTGTGACCGAGTTTTCCGAAGAGGAATGGAATTCCTTTTTGGACGATTATACCGCAGCCGTGCACGAGGGAGCTGGAATCGAGACAACCTCGGAAAAAAGTCGAGATCAGCTACAAGTACGATACTCGTgtactttcttttcttttcttttcttttcttttcttttctttgctttCGCTTGCGTAGTACCATCTTAAAGAATAGACGATCCGTTTCCAAGCGATTTCTCGcgtttaaattaaaaacgcTGGTAATCTCGATACGACGCGACAAATTTTGGATCTCGCTACCCTGAATTTTCCATTACATCGTTTAGAAATATCTAGAGGCGACGAATCCGATACTGGCAAGATTGAAGGAGATAGATCCGCAATACGAATTAAACGGAATGAGAAATATATGGATATTAAAACCGAGCGAACTTTGTTGCGGTACGGGAATCAGCATATCTCACAGTTTAAAGGATATATTTCGAAAGATAAAAAGCAGACCAAAGGATTACTTCATTGTTCAGAAGTACATTGGTACGTAAAACGTTTAATCGTTTAAATTTTATACCTTTTCGCGATCTCATCTTTTTCCTCTTAATTTCAGAACGTCCGTTGTTGATTCACGATACGAAATTCGACATAAGGCAGTGGTATTTGGTTACAAATACATTTCCCATGACAATATGGGTGTTCAAGTAACTAAATTTCCGACTTTACAGTTCCGCTGTATTTCGAACGTCTAAACGATATTTGTAGCGAAGTttctattacattttttaatcgaaccatcggaaaataattttctatctcGTGAAACGTATGCTCGCACACCTATCGGCGAATCTCGTGTGCGCAAATAAAAGGacacgcaatacgttatacgtaCGTTACAGGTCTACGGAGAAATCTCGGAAAAGGATTTTGTTAGAGAAAAGAGCCTTGAAAATTATTCCGAAAGAATCTTCTCGATGGAGATTCCATCAAAGAATTTTCTCGATCCTTTTCTATCCTTTTGCAGGGAAGGACTCTTACGATTCAGCTCGAAACCCTACACTTTCTCAACTTATCACGAAGCGATTCATATCTGCAATACCGCCATTCAGGAGAAATACGACGAGGAGAGGAGGAGACGGAGAAAACGTGGAAATTCGGAGGAAGTCGTAAAATCGATTCGCGATCAAGGATGGGACTGCGAGAAGCTGAacgaatatttaaagtaaTCTCTCGACCGGTCTATTCGTTGCGAGTAGCAGTTTCGGTTATCCGTTCGTTACGGTCGATAGCGTTTGATGACTGCGAGATCGATAGGTTTGATCAAACGTCGTCCAAATATGCTTAGAATCTGTGTATTTTCTTCTCGGGTAATCGTCTCTGCCCGTCTGTCCTTCCCTTCGCCATTATTTCCACGAGCATAATACTTTGCTTACTTgtattattttctactttctcGCTATCGCTGTTCGAAGGATATTCGAATTTGCAGCGATCTAGCGTAGAACGTAATCGATAAGTTTGACGTTAGCCGTATCTTTTGGAAAAGATATccgttaattttcatcgatagAGATATCTATTCAGTGGCTAACGCAAAGGTCATAATTGTCAGGCAAACGGGGCTCGACGGCGAACCGTATTACGACAAGATCTATACGAAAATGTCGGAAGCCATAGTTCTGACGATGCTGGCCTCCCAGGAGCACATGGACAGACGACGGTGTAGTTTCGAGCTATACGGGGCCGATTTCGTCGTGATGGAGGACCTTTCGGTTTGGTTGATCGAGATCAACACGAATCCCCGGATGCATCCTCCTAGCTCGAGAATTACCAAACGCCTCTATTCCAATGTTCTCGAAAGCTTGGTGAAAGGTTAGCAAACTACGATCTATAGGGTAACGTAGAGAGAAGCAAGTTGTCACAAACCGAGACTGCGGGTGAAAGTTTCCGAGGATAGTGGCCGGGACAAGTCAACGAGACGGTATACGTATTCTGATTTCCTCGCGAATGCACGAACGAGCTTTTCAAATCGTTTAGTATCGACTACACTGTGTTCAAGTTTTCAGATTTCGATTAAACAATTCTGCTTGTCGGGTCTACGGGTCGAGAGTACAACCCCCCTACTGTTTCTAATTCTTTGCGCACGAttgaaaatatctttttgCCAAAATACAGGCTCAATCGTAGTCGCATCTGTCGGAAAACAATCAGCGGTTTTTGTCTTTTATCGTAGGTAAATGCCCAAAGAAAGAATTAACGGCATTCTCTGGGTACTTTCGGGTATCGGATTTCTTTCTATCGTCCGTTACTTTTATTTCCGTTCGATCCGAGTCCGCGTTATACGTATTTGCGATTGTTCGTAATCCGATAAAACTTCTTTTTTACCttcttttttatagaaatattagtTTTCGTTGGATCTTGTGTCGAGGCGCGCGCGCACCTAACTGTGAtacatttgtaaaaaatgaaagaaaattgctCGAAACGCGCAAATCTGTTTAGGTCGGTTAATTTAATACTCGTGCAGCTGGTGCAGCTTCTACGTGCTTTCGAACGCGCTGAATTTCGTTCGTACAAATTCAtttaaaacaaacaaatagATGCGCTTAGGTACCGAGCTGTACTGCAGCAACGTGATATCCGATCTAAATATACGATAGTCGATTCGAAAGGACTATTCGAacgggagagagaaagagagagagagagagagagagagaaaaggtAACGGGAGGTGTGGAATAAAATAAGGGAACGCGAAGATATGAAATAAACGGAGTAAATCTGTTGTTCATTTTCAACTTGTTTCAGTGGTAATGGATGTACCGGTGAATCCGGCAGCGGACACGGGTGGTTTCAGTCTGGTATACAAGCAAAATATACCCGACTTCCGACCTTATCTCGGTCCTTGCCTGTTCGTGTTTGGCAAGTCGATAACGTTGCAAGAACATCCGCGGaaacgagagaagagaaagaaaggaggaaCCGGTTGGGTGAAACAGCAGCAtcagcagcaacaacaaccCCGTGCGTGGACCGCCCCACCGATGATTCCACGATTGAGGGAGCCGAAAATAGTCGACTTTATCGACTACTTGAACACCGCCCGCTGTACAGCCGCCAACTGATATCCCGCCGTTAAGTAGCTATCGCGACATTAGGCCGGTGCATTCGGTCGATATTCGATTGATCGTTGcacgatatttaataaatcaaaatgTAGGGGGCAAAGCGTATCTTCTAGTTAAAACTCGTAAACGCCAGGTACACGCGAAGAATCGCGGGAAAATCGTTAAAGTTGCGACGACCCAGTTTTTTCACAGAGAGCCGAACATCGAAACAATTTTGGTAGATGCTCGCGTTCGTCCTCCATCGCGACCAGTTGaaaaaaaacaacaaaaaGGTCTACTCTCTCTTTGCAGGAAGTTCCTCGCCACGAACGTTGCGTCATATTCATATAGCTTGGCGATTTCGTCACGCTGGTGGTGGCGTATGGATGAAAATTCTGTTACACGTTTTGTCGCAACCTAGGATATTCGGGCTGGCTACGATTTTACGATTCTTCCTTGTTTATCCGGTTTGCTCGAGACCGCGTGCACGCGCAGCTTTCCAAGAAAAGTCAGCTACACCCAGCTGTAATTAACGTACAcaagataaaagaaataatcaACTATGCCATTAACGAATCGTCGTTTCTTACGTCGCTTCCTGTAAGAAATATCGATCCATCGTAGTCGCTCGAACTAAACAGACGAATCCACTTTCCTCGTCAAACTCTTTCATCGCTACTCGCGGTATAGACGAATGAAACGGTTCCTCGGGTTTCGTTCGATTTGCGCGACCAAATGCACGATCCGTACCAATTATACGTTTCGGCGAGAATCTAACCTGTCGCTTTTGTAACCTTAAACATATACCTCGCAGTTCGCCATGCAACGAAACCAATGCCCGGATTGTTTTTCAGATATAACAAGGTAGCAATAACAGTTAAGTAACAAGTTCAAACCTTTGAACCGCCACACGGAAACTCCGTTGTACGATTCAATCacatttttcattgaaataaaCTAGCAAAGCGGATTACAATCTGTGCTTTTACTTGTTGATTTGGGTATACAGcgaacgaaggaaaaagaatatACCGTTCCTCTTGCCACGTTTCGACAGATTCCGGTCTAGAGAGAAAGTCAAAAGATAAAGACGATCGTTTTATTGATATGTACATAcaatgaatttatttacaaataatacaataaattttgaCGTCGTAAGTTATTCGTTCTTGATGATATATCTTAACAAAATACTACGTTTTTACCGATTATTGTGCCGTGCTGATATTCGAAAACTCTTTGGTCACggaaatttaatgaaaatgtaGGTAATATTCGATTTTACCCTGCGCAAATATTCACCCAAAGAACGTTACCGATCATAGGCAATGCGATTTGCAAGTGAAATCGCGCTGTATCATCGTGTTTCGTATTTCTTCTCCCTTTCGACGATTAtcctttctttcctcttaTACAAATATTACGTTAGCtactattaaaattataaaacacaTTGGCCGTGTCCCGGTGTACGACGAACTTCCATCACCGTGATGCATCGCAGCCGGTCGTTCTTctgtaacaaaaattttaCTCGAATCGTATGAAATTCTTTCGGTTTCGAACTAGCTAACGTGCTTATCCAATCGGCCATTGTTTTGTCTTGTCCTTTCCTCTCgtttaaaatttatcgatcGTGTTTCGTTCGACCGCCAGAAGAGCGTCTCGCTACCGTCGCGATAATAGCACAAACGCAACGAACGATTCGAACAATTGAGAGAAAGAACGCAAACAGACGTTTGCGAGCGGATCAGTCGGAACGATGACGGTGATAAATCACCGTCGTGCACGACGTGTCGCATCGATCTGCATTCGCGTCAGGTAAGGCTATGCAGGCCATTGTGCCAAGCAATTAACGCTTGAAGTTGATAAATAACATACCGGAAACTTGGCTTAACTTATTTCGAATTATCGTTAAATCCACGCGTCCGCTTTCATCCTATCATAAGGCTCACCCTAATAATTTACCGAAGTGTAAACGAAGCAGTTACGTATATTTATCGGAGCAAATTAGTCCCTCGAATCTACTTTCCATCCAgactatttgaaatttcatatgtATTTCTCGTCCAAAACCGTATCGCTCTGACTCGATGTCTTGGTACTATTAGTATCGGCGTGGGTATTGGCACCGGTACTAGTCTTAGTCTTAGCTTAGTATCGGTATTGTATAGGACACGCTTTGCTTAGCAACGCGACTTCATTCCCTTGCTGTTAAAGTAATAAACCGTGTCAACTTTGCGACTCGAATTCACTCGATGCATCGCGACGTCGCGACGTCGCGACGTCGTGCGAAATGCATGGCTTTCGGCGAATTTAAACGTTAGGCACGGTCAGATCGATCTCGACAACGTCGATTCTAGGGCAAATGTGCACGCGTCCCGTCTTCCAAGAACAACGGGATATTTAACGAGAGATCAATTAACGTGGCAGGGTAAGGCCTTATTTTCACTTGCGATTAGTCGCGCGCGACTATAAAATCCATTGTCGGATAAGGTAGAGTTTCCATTCACGCTGTCGCGACTAAGGAACGTGCGCCTCCGCAAAGTCAAGGTGCGATACACCGTCACAGATCAGTCGTGTCACGCGTGCGACTACAAAGAGGCAGACGTACAATATGGAATACATATACAATACGTACTATACCTGGAACAATCGAGCGCTACTGAATGTCATTTTGCTGCTAGAACGCGCGAGGAGTATGTTTTAGTATATGATACTATTAACTTGTAATGCtatataatacgatatagcgaTGACAGTAGTAATGCTGTAATACGTACAATACTACGAGTTATAATACCTTtgatacaaataaataatcttatgaaacattttctaCCGTAATATGCTAGACaaattaatgattttatttatgttcttCGGATCTGCCAACTTTTTTATTGGCTATAGCTTTTTCACGTTAAATAGGTTAGtaactttttataaaatataccaCGACAGATCGATTAACgcgttaaaaaatgtatagttCAATGCGAACGAATAAAGTTGATCTTCGTTTGAGAGGTTCGAACAATTTTCGCAACACATTCACGAAGATTCGAATTAACGCAAGATTTACGACACGCTCAGGGACGATTGACTGTTCTCGAAAGAAAGATTTAATTTTCTACCATGTGTGTAGCGACGCTCGTATGGTATACGATTTCGCAGTAATTTCAACATACAGCatgtattttcaaattttctgcTTTTCGCTTTACGTGCCATAAATCTGGTCACCGCGACGTGCGGTGGTGTCGCTGCGCCTGAAACGCAGTACTACAAATCCCTTTGCAAAAGTATACCCGCGATCAAAAAATTGTTTGCGGATGAACGATTACACGTTCGGGTCGTGATGTAGCgattatttcaacattttcaTACCTccaataattttgtaattgtaCGTAACTGAATATACTCATCGTTTATATATTCCTCgatgatttatttatacataggAATAAACAAAGCAAAATATATCGATGATTCTGCACCAGCAACGGCATAAATATAGATGCTAACTTCCTGAAGCAGACGGGAAATGTTCTTTTAAGCATGGGGCACATTTTTCACGTCCATGATGATACCGATGGTCTGCCGGAAACTACGGCGTCGTCGCAACTAGTCGCAAGTGGAAATAAGTCCTAAAACGAGCCAACGATTCtcaaatatttcgtgaaaCTTACCGTTAACAACGTGCACCTTAATGCTGCTGGGATTCGCGTTGCTCGGTTCACAGGTATAGATGCCGGAGTCGCTCAGCACCGCTTTCTGGATCATTAAACGACTCGTCGTTTCAGGACCCTTCTCCGTCACCAGGCTAATGCCTCCGCGCGGTGAGTCAAAGTTAATTACCTGGACCAAAAGATAAAcgcatatttatttatttctcgtCCTTTAGTCTTCGCTGGTGCGCGCATAATCTTATTCAAAGCGAAACGTCCGAAAGTAAAATTTAACAACAGCGTGTTATTCGCTTTAAGGAGAATGTTTGTGCAATGGTGGATTTACACCGAGCGAGGGAATATTCGTTCGCTCCTAGCTCTAGCaaattataaaacgaaaaccTATCGTTGCCCTACGTGTTTGCCAAGGTGTAAAAATACGCGGGTCAATACGAACTATGGATTCTGGGAATGCCTTGCAACGTGGCGGATGTTCCTGCACGCGCTGTCTCTAAGCGCGCGGCCATTCGCAACAAACAACGATGTCACCACGCCCAGTGACAAAGCCTCGCGTATATCTCATCATAAATATAGCCGCAAATCAGAGCAGAAGATAAAAGAGTATTGAGCAGTCACCGATCGACTGTCACGATCTTCGGGCCCGCTATTCGCAACGCGTCAACGAGTTAGCCGCGACTATTACGGTTTAAGTAATTCGCGTCGTTGTTGCAGTACATAGGTCGCGTCCTACGATTggttaaaataaaaacatgTTCGGCTTTAATACGGAGACTCGCGTTTATTCGTTCCGTAACGCGGCTATCCCGAACCACTTCACAGCTatttggaaaaatgaaaaatttaaatcaCTAAAGCGAGTGAAATCGAATGGTGTCTTGTTTCTTTTCCGGATTAGGTCTGGATTACTCTGCTACGTAGGAAAAATTGCATTCGTTCGTTGTACAGAAAGCGTACTGGATTTTGTAAAAAGACACTTGTAAACCGAAAATAAGATAAAGTCGCAATGCATTCGCGTAAGCTGAATGGAAGCGCATTACGGAAAGGTATCGTTCTTTTTTGTCCGGTTTGACGTGCGCGTTTGCCAACgttggaaaaatattatttaacgcgAAAAGGTTTGAACGTAGGTTTGCATTGGAGGGAAACGTTTCACTGAATTGTATTTACTCTTCAATCAGTAGATTTAATAGAATGCACAACAGAATTCGTTTAAAGGGAAAGAAATACGAgagttttataaaaatatgcgTCAACTGTGTTAACTTTATTTACAGAACGTAACGACTAAATATTAATGTATTCGTTTACTTAAGCCACGGCGATTACGATACTTTCGGAGTTTCAGAATTAACGTCGtcgacaaataaaaaaaagacagTATGCTACACAGCTTACGCGCGAAGAAGATTTATCGACCGAAAAATTTGCTATGCTACTAATTAAAACATACCACGTTCcgttaaagaaagaaaaacattgTAGTAGCAAGTTAGATTactcttttaataaaatatcatctCTCCTATATCGAGTTCCGTGTGTAACGTTTCTCTATTATGTAACTTTTGCATAATGCGATTACAATGAAgttgaattaaaataattaataagagcATATTAAGCAGCACGAATCGAACGAAAACTATTCAAACGATTCGAATTACAGCTTGAACATCTAAATCGGTAATGTATATGCGTTGGCTCCTTGATCGCGATATACTCGCCAATTTTGACCTATTTTGgtgctattattattattaaagagaatttgtatacatacatacatacacacactTCCTGCCTCGTGTCGATTTTTACGCTATGGGTACTCGAGATAAGAAAAGGACACCACCATCGGAATAAACAGAACACGAAGGGGTTGGGCGACGCCGCAACGCATGGCTACGACGACATTTCGACATCACCGTCGTCAGTGATTCGACAGTATCAAGGGGAGAGCGGAGCCCTATTGTTAGATTATCTTAGACCAGTGGCGGCTTACGGATTTCGTACTTAGCATGTTGCGTGCCACACGCACGTGTAATCATAAACAGtctgaaattattaaatcgGCTCGACGATATTTTTGGTTGCGAACATGCCAATAACATGCCTGGTGTTGTGTATGGAGCAGCTTTTTTTCCCTTGGTTGTCCGAACGATAGTCGAATCAGGAGTAAACGTTTCCAGTGTTTTAATTTGAATCTTTTCTTTAAAAAGTCGCGCAGACAATGGTCGTCTCAACAAAGAATCCACCGAATTCGTTTTTAAGGATCGATATCTTCGCGTATTAAATTAAGGTACGAATTAAATCAGCACGGTGAAAAGAAGAACTTTGAAAGATTCATGGCAACCGCAGAAACGAGTACGACGTGCGACACTGACTGCAGCAGCGAACGGAACATCTTGAACGATGAAAAAGGATACGAGATGGCGAGGGAAGATATTTACGGCTACAATGATACAATGGACAGCGATAGACTTCAGCGTAGAAGTGATTTCCAAATGTTGTGTCCGTATCTGACGAGCAGAAGGTAAAGCTGCGAGTTGGATACGGTCGTTCACGCATGCTTCGTCTATGCAAGGAATCAATTCGCCCTGTCGGTGAGCCACGAAGAAATAACAGCGcaaaacgaaaattataatacCGTCGGTTCTGcgtaaatatttcaacgtGCTGCAGCATGCCAGCACGTACCGAGTGGCCTTTATCGTATCGAGACACTTGcgttttcgaatatttattggaatttttcTTCCAGCATATACATTCGTATATTGTATCGTCGTATTTTGCTAGCTTTGGAGCAACGCTCGAACAATATTGAACGAAAACTATGTATATTCCTACGTAGCTTTTTAAACTTGACGGCACGAAAAATCTTCGAACCG includes:
- the LOC126874772 gene encoding tubulin glycylase 3A-like; this encodes MNSKWPLPDTDDNEINAVNSLPQLDCGAFPKSYMDTCSCCPRGIFDKHDTDTINNYRSIVLKDDDCCKTHWTRKERYQKIKAKVDRAVKRHKIFLIRGELPKLKEALEKRGWVQKYEATKTRAVPYGSVASLEARSLGDLTQSDGTLNEKAVIFALLRHKSPDFIWDCRNDFVDWHRGLSNNIILNRYQKPFVYTSKLGMARLLEEAHWLYEKDVSSVLFPRSYNLSREPKAFLDDFRLTAAAGLLKWFVGRMHDGQGFSESGHRPILMSRLEFAIKRCEEFIAREIHQNIDKDFVTEFSEEEWNSFLDDYTAAVHEGAGIETTSEKSRDQLQKYLEATNPILARLKEIDPQYELNGMRNIWILKPSELCCGTGISISHSLKDIFRKIKSRPKDYFIVQKYIERPLLIHDTKFDIRQWYLVTNTFPMTIWVFKEGLLRFSSKPYTFSTYHEAIHICNTAIQEKYDEERRRRRKRGNSEEVVKSIRDQGWDCEKLNEYLKQTGLDGEPYYDKIYTKMSEAIVLTMLASQEHMDRRRCSFELYGADFVVMEDLSVWLIEINTNPRMHPPSSRITKRLYSNVLESLVKVVMDVPVNPAADTGGFSLVYKQNIPDFRPYLGPCLFVFGKSITLQEHPRKREKRKKGGTGWVKQQHQQQQQPRAWTAPPMIPRLREPKIVDFIDYLNTARCTAAN